A genomic segment from Colletotrichum higginsianum IMI 349063 chromosome 5, whole genome shotgun sequence encodes:
- a CDS encoding Eukaryotic translation initiation factor 3 subunit G: protein MATPKTKHDWADDEDVEETSTELPAPQTISNKDGTKTIITFRYNDQGKKVKMTRRIRYTTHTEKVNPRVAERKTWSKFGLSAKDPAGPAPDTTSVGENIIFRPSTNWRKDEKEQGEDAGAQALKDKLKDKQVKCRICNGEHFTARCPYKDTMAPVGGDAADVAAGMPDEPGAGGAAAAGGPGVKKGSYVPPALRAGAAGGAAAGDRMGGSKYGERDDLATLRVTNVSEMAEEQELRDMFERFGRVTRVFLAKDRETGLAKGFAFISFADRGDAVKAAAKMDGFGFKHLILRVEFAKKAA, encoded by the exons ATGGCTACGCCCAAGACCAA GCACGACtgggccgacgacgaagacgtcgaggagaCATCGACCGAGCTTCCCGCGCCCCAAACTATCAGCAACAAGGACGGCACCAAGACCATCATCACCTTCCGCTACAATGACCAGGGCAAGAAGGTCAAGATGACCCGCCGCATCCGCTACACGACGCACACTGAGAAGGTGAACCCCCGCGTCGCCGAGCGCAAGACGTGGTCCAAGTTCGGCCTCAGCGCCAAGGACCCCGCGGGTCCGGCCCCGGACACGACCTCGGTCGGCGAGAACATCATCTTCCGCCCTAGCACGAACTGGCgcaaggacgagaaggagcagggcgaggacgccggcgcccaggccCTCAAGGACAAGCTCAAGGACAAGCAGGTCAAGTGCCGTATCTGCAACGGCGAGCATTTCACCGCCCGCTGTCCCTACAAGGACACCATGGCGCCCGTCGGCggagacgccgccgatgtcgCCGCGGGCATGCCCGACGAGCCGGgtgcgggcggcgccgcggcggctggTGGCCCTGGCGTTAAGAAGGGCAGTTACGTCCCGCCAGCGCTCAGAGcgggcgcggccggcggtgCGGCTGCGGGAGACAGGATGGGCGGCAGCAAGTACGGCGAGCGGGACGACCTCGCCACGCTGCGTGTCACCAAC GTTTcggagatggcggaggagcaggagctcCGCGACATGTTCGAGCGCTTCGGCCGCGTCACACGCGTCTTCCTTGCCAAGGACAGGGAGACGGGTCTGGCCAAGGGCTTCGCATTCATCAGCTTCGCGGACCGAGGCGAtgccgtcaaggccgccgccaagatggACGGTTTCGGTTTCAAGCACTTGATCTTGAGAGTCGAGTtcgccaagaaggcggcctAA